Proteins encoded within one genomic window of uncultured Desulfobacter sp.:
- a CDS encoding IS3 family transposase (programmed frameshift), with protein MRKNYTGKFKAKIAIQMIREQDTVAELSSKYEVHRSLLTRWKKEALEGLPGVFSTAKKKTENDNQKLIDELYKQIGQLKVENDWLKKKGDTSISDRRELIDRNHSGISINRQCELLKVSKGALYYKPKTLDSYTLSLMDLLDEQHTKTPFYGSRRLTAYLNSQGHLVNRKRVQRLMRLMRIEAIYPKPKTTRRNENHKIYPYLLKDIVIDKPNQVWSTDITYIRIGNGFMYLTAVMDWFSRYVLSWRLSNTMENTFCIEALEEALRFSTPGIFNTDQGSQFTSLKYLKILQDKNVKISMDSKGRALDNVFVERLWRTIKYEEIYLKDYRTMNEAYQSLKAFIRFYNQERLHQALGYKVPMAIYHAV; from the exons ATGAGGAAAAACTACACCGGAAAGTTCAAAGCTAAAATTGCAATTCAAATGATTCGAGAACAGGACACAGTAGCTGAGTTATCATCTAAATATGAAGTTCACAGATCCTTGCTGACAAGGTGGAAGAAAGAAGCCTTAGAAGGATTACCAGGTGTATTTTCAACTGCAAAAAAGAAAACCGAAAATGATAATCAAAAATTGATAGACGAATTGTATAAGCAAATAGGTCAGCTCAAAGTTGAGAATGACTGGTTAAAAAAAAAGGGTGATACA TCAATCTCTGATAGAAGGGAACTAATAGATAGAAATCACTCAGGAATCAGTATTAACAGGCAATGTGAGTTACTCAAGGTTTCAAAAGGGGCCTTGTATTACAAGCCCAAAACATTGGATTCGTATACGCTCTCCCTTATGGATTTATTGGATGAGCAGCATACCAAAACTCCCTTTTACGGAAGCCGGAGGCTCACGGCCTACCTGAACAGCCAGGGGCATTTGGTAAACAGGAAGCGGGTACAACGCCTGATGAGGCTGATGCGGATCGAAGCCATTTACCCGAAACCAAAGACAACAAGGAGAAATGAAAACCATAAAATCTACCCTTATTTGCTTAAAGATATCGTAATTGATAAGCCGAATCAGGTGTGGAGCACCGACATCACATATATCAGAATTGGTAATGGATTTATGTATTTAACCGCCGTAATGGATTGGTTCAGCAGGTATGTCCTGTCATGGCGTCTCAGTAACACAATGGAAAACACATTCTGCATTGAGGCCCTTGAGGAAGCATTACGGTTCTCGACACCTGGCATTTTTAACACAGATCAGGGAAGTCAATTTACTTCTCTGAAATACTTGAAAATACTGCAAGATAAAAATGTCAAAATCAGCATGGATTCAAAAGGCAGGGCCCTTGACAATGTTTTTGTAGAACGACTGTGGCGAACCATAAAATACGAGGAAATCTATCTGAAGGATTACCGTACAATGAATGAAGCCTACCAATCGTTGAAAGCATTTATAAGGTTTTACAATCAGGAAAGGCTCCACCAGGCCCTGGGATATAAGGTGCCAATGGCAATCTACCATGCGGTTTAA
- a CDS encoding EFR1 family ferrodoxin (N-terminal region resembles flavodoxins. C-terminal ferrodoxin region binds two 4Fe-4S clusters.) has translation MKIKSVRCICFSPTGTTRTIAENIVKGIHPECVEFLDITKRSQRNDLFLLDKDEIVIFATPVYYGRVPEEILPYLTSLKATQTPVVLVAVYGNRAFEDALKELHDIAVNAEFIPVAGGAFVAEHSYSSKTYPIAANRPDESDIRKAQEFGVAIRKKLQNAESSGHLTAITIPGQSPYIEPVNLNMIKEARSIVALTPETDAAKCTKCGQCVEVCPTGAISPDDVTQTDRWQCLICFACVKICPEEARQMNEPNFQSAIQALQQNCLDRKEPEIFL, from the coding sequence ATGAAAATCAAATCAGTACGTTGTATCTGCTTTTCCCCAACGGGAACAACAAGGACTATTGCAGAAAATATTGTTAAGGGCATCCATCCTGAATGTGTGGAATTTCTTGATATAACGAAAAGATCACAGCGCAATGATCTATTTTTGTTGGACAAAGACGAGATCGTCATTTTCGCAACCCCCGTATATTACGGTCGTGTGCCCGAGGAAATTTTACCATACTTAACTTCATTAAAAGCGACGCAGACCCCTGTTGTCCTTGTTGCAGTATATGGGAACAGAGCATTTGAAGATGCCCTCAAAGAATTACATGATATAGCTGTTAATGCCGAATTTATTCCAGTAGCTGGCGGCGCCTTTGTTGCTGAGCATTCGTATTCCTCAAAAACTTATCCTATTGCAGCAAATCGTCCTGATGAAAGTGATATCCGAAAAGCGCAGGAGTTTGGGGTTGCGATTCGAAAGAAACTGCAAAATGCTGAATCATCGGGGCATTTAACTGCGATTACAATTCCAGGCCAGTCTCCCTATATCGAACCTGTGAACCTAAATATGATAAAAGAAGCACGATCAATTGTAGCCTTAACCCCGGAAACAGACGCAGCAAAATGCACAAAGTGCGGGCAATGTGTCGAAGTATGTCCCACTGGAGCAATTTCTCCTGATGACGTTACTCAAACAGATAGGTGGCAATGTCTTATATGCTTTGCATGTGTGAAAATCTGTCCGGAAGAAGCAAGGCAAATGAACGAACCAAATTTCCAATCAGCTATTCAGGCATTACAGCAAAACTGCCTGGATAGGAAAGAGCCAGAAATATTTTTATAA
- a CDS encoding TetR/AcrR family transcriptional regulator, with product MKKDKQPNIGTGNKQDERSQRTTNRILVEARRLFAEYGFAGVSAEQIVTTAGVTRGALYHHFDGKKGLFRAVLNQVQTEIEKRVKIAVEQVQDPMEMLIAGNNEFLAACLDPGLQRILLTEGPAVIGWEEWREIDEDHVQGKYRAFLAELMDNGVLRPFPVDALAHIISGAANEAAFWAARAEDPKTALAQAQSTMAEMIRSLSP from the coding sequence ATGAAAAAAGACAAACAGCCCAATATCGGGACCGGGAACAAGCAGGATGAGCGTAGCCAGCGCACCACCAACCGTATCCTTGTTGAGGCACGGCGTTTATTTGCCGAATACGGCTTTGCAGGGGTATCCGCCGAACAAATTGTAACAACCGCAGGTGTTACCCGTGGAGCGCTATATCATCATTTTGATGGCAAGAAAGGACTGTTCCGTGCAGTACTGAATCAGGTGCAAACAGAGATTGAGAAGCGTGTAAAAATCGCTGTGGAACAGGTCCAGGACCCTATGGAGATGCTCATTGCAGGAAACAATGAGTTTTTAGCCGCCTGTCTCGACCCTGGGTTGCAACGTATTTTGCTTACCGAAGGACCCGCCGTAATAGGCTGGGAAGAATGGCGAGAAATTGATGAGGATCATGTCCAAGGAAAATACCGCGCTTTTTTAGCAGAACTCATGGACAACGGAGTACTTCGACCCTTCCCCGTTGATGCTTTAGCCCATATCATATCAGGTGCTGCTAATGAGGCGGCCTTCTGGGCAGCTCGTGCAGAAGACCCTAAAACCGCCCTGGCCCAGGCTCAAAGCACCATGGCCGAGATGATTCGCTCTTTGAGTCCCTGA
- a CDS encoding ankyrin repeat domain-containing protein, which yields MKINKVFVLIIPILFSCGQISSTMTPNINEYTFFENSIPISVSVYFGYIEDRICKPTHKIQLNVGRSSKQFFKKGFTALFKSIDEVQEKEDFKKGILLIPKIDNVEFRRTNRNPYSDPLSCKLTYSITVLNAEGREIITEQFFSEIISQTDVSDALDVLSLGVFSNQLLGEGYSSLFSAASSKAFDKIKSFFVTDFPKIYFIKSVYNGKLAAIKELLDAKINVNIKMDNGVTPLIVASESGQLNVVKLLLSANADVNTKADNGDTALMSAVYNNHHDVVRALLDADADVDAKNDNYVTALMLATEKNYKEIVDLLLESKANVNIFDNTSQLTPLWVASQNGHFNTVKKLIDAGAYVDLFRLSDGVTPLWIASQNGHANIVKLLLEAQSDVNHINNDNATPLYISSQNGHIEVVKLLLKFHADVNLQTTNGMTPLMIASALNHIKIAKMLLDAGADVNVTRKSDGSSALGLASHSGHTEMVTLLIENNADTRLIGLWEACQKGYTEIVKRLLKNSSNINTINDGFTPLQMASQNNHKEIVKLLIEAGANVNKTSKDGTSSLMLASEVGDINIVKLLVEAGSLINSKHQSGITALWLASQNGHTEIVSLLIEKGASIDIKDENNVTPLFFASQEGFFEIVKILLEAKAEVNTVVYSSNRTYTPLSIAKLNGHNDIVEILRQNGALEEQSSKNVSPVEIKSGIIRIDGF from the coding sequence ATGAAAATCAATAAAGTTTTTGTTTTAATTATTCCTATTTTATTTTCTTGCGGACAAATTTCTTCTACCATGACACCGAATATTAATGAGTATACATTCTTTGAGAATTCTATTCCAATTTCGGTCAGTGTCTATTTCGGGTATATTGAAGACCGTATTTGTAAACCAACACATAAGATTCAATTAAACGTTGGACGCTCATCCAAACAGTTTTTTAAGAAAGGATTCACAGCTCTTTTTAAATCAATTGATGAAGTACAAGAAAAAGAAGATTTTAAAAAAGGAATTTTGTTGATACCAAAAATCGATAATGTTGAATTTAGAAGAACAAACAGAAATCCATACTCTGATCCTTTATCTTGTAAATTAACTTATTCAATAACGGTTTTAAACGCAGAAGGGAGAGAAATTATAACTGAACAATTTTTTTCAGAAATTATTAGCCAAACAGATGTATCTGATGCATTAGATGTTCTCAGCTTAGGAGTTTTCTCCAACCAACTTCTAGGAGAGGGGTATTCATCCTTATTTTCAGCAGCAAGTAGCAAGGCTTTTGATAAAATAAAGTCTTTTTTTGTAACAGATTTTCCAAAAATTTATTTTATCAAATCAGTCTACAACGGGAAACTTGCAGCTATTAAGGAGCTTCTCGACGCAAAGATTAATGTAAATATCAAAATGGACAACGGAGTCACGCCATTAATTGTTGCATCGGAATCCGGTCAACTCAATGTGGTGAAATTGTTGCTTTCTGCGAACGCCGACGTGAATACTAAAGCGGATAATGGAGACACAGCGTTGATGTCCGCTGTATATAATAACCATCATGATGTAGTTCGTGCCTTACTTGATGCTGATGCTGACGTAGACGCTAAAAATGATAACTATGTGACAGCCTTGATGTTGGCTACAGAAAAAAATTACAAAGAAATTGTCGATTTATTACTTGAATCAAAAGCTAACGTCAACATTTTTGATAATACAAGTCAGCTAACGCCGCTTTGGGTAGCTTCGCAAAACGGTCATTTTAATACAGTAAAAAAATTGATAGACGCTGGGGCTTATGTGGACTTATTTCGTCTGAGTGACGGAGTCACCCCTCTTTGGATTGCATCACAAAACGGACATGCAAACATAGTTAAATTATTATTGGAAGCACAATCCGATGTGAATCATATTAATAATGACAATGCTACCCCTTTGTATATTTCTTCTCAAAATGGGCACATTGAAGTAGTTAAACTACTACTGAAATTTCATGCTGATGTCAATTTACAAACAACAAATGGGATGACACCATTGATGATAGCGTCGGCATTGAATCATATTAAAATTGCCAAAATGTTATTAGATGCTGGTGCCGATGTTAATGTAACCCGTAAATCAGATGGCTCATCAGCTTTAGGTCTTGCCTCGCATTCTGGACATACTGAAATGGTTACGCTTCTCATAGAAAATAATGCAGATACACGGTTAATTGGACTTTGGGAAGCTTGTCAAAAAGGGTACACCGAAATTGTAAAACGGTTATTAAAAAATAGCTCAAATATAAATACAATTAATGACGGTTTCACACCGCTGCAGATGGCATCACAGAACAACCATAAAGAAATCGTCAAGCTATTAATAGAAGCTGGTGCTAATGTGAATAAAACCTCAAAAGATGGAACCAGCTCCTTGATGCTTGCATCTGAGGTGGGGGATATAAATATAGTTAAATTACTTGTAGAGGCAGGATCGCTCATTAATTCAAAACATCAATCTGGCATTACAGCACTTTGGTTAGCATCGCAAAATGGTCATACTGAAATAGTGTCATTATTGATAGAAAAAGGTGCCTCAATAGATATTAAGGATGAAAATAATGTTACTCCTTTATTTTTTGCTTCACAAGAAGGTTTTTTTGAAATTGTAAAGATATTGTTGGAAGCAAAAGCGGAAGTTAATACTGTCGTTTATAGCTCAAACAGGACATATACTCCACTAAGTATTGCTAAATTAAACGGTCACAATGATATTGTTGAAATCTTAAGACAAAACGGTGCACTGGAAGAACAAAGCTCTAAGAATGTTTCACCCGTCGAAATTAAGTCCGGAATTATCCGGATAGATGGATTCTAA
- the istB gene encoding IS21-like element helper ATPase IstB, with protein MASTETLPVLLKQLRLSTIARLWEPTLSRAQEEHWNPAQYLATLCEQEINERYSRRIARFTKESRLPVGKSLETFNFNHTPAIRQEKIEALAQNSDWVNRAENLLFFGPSGVGKTHLAAAISHALIEQSIRVRHFTTTALVQKMQQARADLQLESFLSKLDKYAVIVLDDLGYVKKSDTETHVLFELIAHRYETGSMIITSNQPFGEWDKIFSDPSMTVAAIDRVVHHSIIIEIQADSYRKRQAISRNIRIPLKPEPTQEDNNKTTER; from the coding sequence ATGGCAAGTACTGAAACTCTTCCCGTATTGCTCAAACAACTGCGTCTTTCAACCATAGCCCGGCTATGGGAACCCACGCTCTCCCGTGCTCAGGAGGAACATTGGAACCCGGCGCAGTATTTGGCGACTCTATGTGAGCAAGAGATCAATGAGCGCTACAGCCGGCGTATTGCCCGTTTTACAAAAGAATCCCGTCTTCCGGTGGGTAAAAGCCTTGAAACATTTAATTTTAACCACACTCCGGCAATACGTCAGGAAAAAATAGAGGCCCTGGCCCAAAACAGCGATTGGGTAAACCGTGCAGAGAACCTTTTATTTTTTGGCCCTAGCGGCGTTGGAAAAACCCACCTGGCGGCTGCCATATCTCACGCATTAATAGAACAGTCAATTCGGGTACGTCATTTCACGACAACCGCACTTGTTCAAAAAATGCAGCAGGCCCGTGCTGATTTGCAGCTTGAATCATTTTTATCCAAACTCGATAAATACGCGGTCATTGTCCTTGATGACCTGGGCTATGTCAAAAAAAGCGATACGGAAACTCATGTGCTTTTCGAACTGATCGCCCATAGGTATGAGACGGGAAGTATGATTATCACATCCAATCAGCCATTTGGGGAATGGGACAAAATCTTTTCTGATCCGTCAATGACTGTAGCAGCTATCGATAGAGTGGTTCACCATTCGATCATTATCGAAATACAGGCAGACAGCTACCGCAAACGTCAGGCAATTTCCAGGAATATAAGAATTCCCCTTAAGCCGGAACCTACCCAAGAAGATAATAACAAAACCACAGAAAGATGA
- a CDS encoding glycosyltransferase, with amino-acid sequence MSKIIHQMWLQGKDCCPTRYLSSVKKWIDINPTYQHIFWDEKKISKFLKDHFPEYKNQWLNLNKPIKKCDAARYFILYHFGGVYADLDTTPYQSIDKLIENLNLQEYEIILSKESNDPLSWKSSVSEELVRSRDLDFVLANAILISKTGSQFWLDFVEKAFQRKDEMVLESFSTWHLTRFYKDSMNKANICILNPKYLLNTRYKDENTYVTHRYDALWFDYSLEKPWEV; translated from the coding sequence ATGAGTAAAATAATACATCAGATGTGGCTACAGGGTAAAGATTGTTGCCCCACGAGATATTTATCTTCAGTGAAAAAATGGATTGATATAAACCCTACCTATCAACATATTTTTTGGGATGAAAAAAAGATTAGTAAATTCCTTAAAGATCACTTTCCTGAATATAAGAATCAATGGTTAAATTTAAATAAGCCAATAAAAAAATGTGACGCTGCACGCTATTTTATCCTTTACCATTTTGGTGGCGTTTATGCAGATTTAGACACCACACCTTATCAATCAATTGATAAGCTTATTGAAAATTTAAATCTTCAAGAATATGAGATCATCCTGAGTAAAGAAAGTAACGATCCTCTTTCCTGGAAAAGTAGTGTGTCTGAAGAGTTAGTCCGAAGTAGAGACCTGGACTTTGTTTTAGCTAATGCCATTTTAATAAGTAAAACCGGTTCCCAATTTTGGCTTGACTTCGTTGAAAAAGCTTTTCAAAGAAAAGACGAAATGGTTCTTGAATCTTTTTCGACCTGGCATTTAACTCGTTTTTATAAAGATAGTATGAATAAGGCAAATATCTGTATATTGAATCCTAAATATCTATTAAATACAAGGTATAAAGACGAGAATACATACGTTACTCATAGATATGATGCTTTATGGTTTGATTATAGTTTAGAAAAACCATGGGAGGTATAA
- a CDS encoding transposase — protein MAKDEESPIISELIDYIKQQGDMIQKLKDELAELKGQKGKPKIKPSNLDKKTAIKRKNTQGKKRPGSQKRSKTKQLEINEDKIVQPDLIPEGSEFKGYQDFIVQDLIIGNWNIRYRRARYKTPNGDYIIGGLPDHVSQNHFGSTLTAFILYQYYHGHVTQPLILEQLREYGISISSGQVNSIITENKDQYHAEKDEILSAGLKFSSHINVDDTGARHNGKNGYCTHIGNNFFAWFKSTDSKSRINFLQLLRCNHKDYVINDAAIEYMKQQRLPRYQLEKLQNQCFSTERNWKSFLFQNKIRKKRHKRIATEGALLGSLLDHGWNQDLAIISDDAGQFNILTHALCWVHAERTIQKLIGFTQKRKDQIESVRSDIWDLYADLKKYQQGPTSGAKFDLNKRFDNIFGQKTGYAALDLALNRILKNKSELLLVLERPDIPLHNNLSESDIREYVKKRKISGSTRSSAGRACRDTFTSIKKTCRKLGVSFWDYLIDRNETRGNIPSLSDLMVRKMEEQIS, from the coding sequence ATGGCTAAAGATGAAGAATCTCCCATAATCTCAGAGTTGATAGACTATATCAAACAACAAGGGGACATGATTCAAAAATTGAAAGATGAGCTTGCCGAATTAAAAGGCCAGAAGGGCAAACCCAAAATCAAACCGTCAAATCTTGATAAGAAGACAGCCATAAAAAGGAAAAACACTCAGGGTAAAAAGCGACCGGGCTCCCAAAAGAGATCAAAGACAAAGCAACTCGAAATTAATGAGGACAAAATTGTTCAGCCGGACTTAATCCCTGAAGGCAGTGAATTTAAAGGGTACCAGGATTTCATCGTCCAAGATCTCATTATAGGAAACTGGAACATCAGATATCGTAGAGCCCGATATAAAACCCCAAACGGAGACTATATTATCGGCGGGTTGCCGGATCATGTTTCTCAAAATCATTTTGGTTCTACTTTGACAGCCTTTATATTGTATCAATATTATCATGGCCATGTTACCCAACCGTTGATTCTTGAGCAACTGCGAGAGTATGGCATCAGTATCTCAAGTGGACAGGTCAATTCGATCATCACCGAAAATAAAGATCAATATCATGCAGAAAAGGATGAAATTTTATCTGCAGGATTAAAATTTTCAAGCCATATTAATGTGGATGATACCGGTGCCAGGCATAATGGGAAAAATGGTTACTGCACCCATATCGGTAATAATTTTTTCGCCTGGTTTAAAAGTACCGACAGCAAAAGCAGAATCAATTTCCTCCAGTTATTGCGGTGCAACCATAAAGATTATGTGATTAACGACGCTGCCATTGAATATATGAAACAGCAGCGGCTTCCCAGGTACCAACTGGAAAAACTTCAAAACCAGTGTTTTTCAACTGAACGTAACTGGAAATCATTTTTGTTTCAGAACAAAATCCGTAAAAAACGCCACAAAAGGATTGCAACTGAGGGGGCTCTTCTGGGTAGTCTCCTTGATCATGGCTGGAATCAGGATCTTGCCATAATCAGTGATGATGCAGGTCAGTTCAATATCCTGACCCATGCTTTATGCTGGGTCCATGCAGAAAGAACAATCCAGAAATTAATCGGTTTTACACAAAAACGAAAGGATCAAATTGAGTCGGTCCGGTCCGATATCTGGGATTTATACGCTGATTTAAAAAAATATCAGCAAGGCCCGACAAGTGGCGCAAAGTTTGACCTCAATAAGCGGTTTGATAATATTTTTGGCCAGAAAACCGGTTATGCAGCATTAGACCTGGCCCTAAACAGAATCCTCAAAAACAAGTCTGAGCTGTTGTTGGTTCTTGAGAGGCCTGATATTCCATTGCATAATAATTTGAGCGAAAGCGATATCCGAGAATATGTCAAAAAACGAAAAATCAGTGGCTCAACCAGAAGTTCTGCGGGAAGGGCCTGCCGAGACACCTTTACAAGTATTAAAAAGACATGCCGGAAATTAGGGGTTTCGTTTTGGGATTACCTGATAGATCGGAATGAGACCCGAGGAAACATCCCCTCCCTTTCGGATTTAATGGTTAGAAAAATGGAAGAGCAAATTTCGTAA
- a CDS encoding C45 family peptidase, with translation MKKNVKMSLIELTGTPAEVGRGWGKAMAENMHQGLNRILTAVNEVHKTSRTEALSYAMKLWPIAKQFDPELEPFVRGQAQGAGMSLEEAWATRCGLELLFVNTGLAAMCTTLAGTGLATSDGQCIMGQNIDWFKDTPIALLHIKRSDGLRQLVLPLLGLGEYTLNSAGLACCLNGVSAMQPNLQPKISMGAYLPRAMRQTDITKARQLLEQACRGIVAVTLADAKGNLLCIEGTLDDHEVLQPHDGFLTHANNYKTSRFQAVDGCQMIFPDSQARTARMNELAARLAGQLTPQTLGQALMDHQGYPNSICRHPDPAVPSGLQAESLGSFIMLPAERAMLVAVGNPCTHEYVRYDV, from the coding sequence ATGAAAAAAAATGTGAAGATGTCGTTGATTGAATTGACTGGTACACCAGCCGAAGTGGGCCGAGGCTGGGGGAAAGCCATGGCTGAAAACATGCATCAGGGCTTGAATCGGATACTTACCGCGGTGAACGAGGTTCACAAGACCTCGCGCACGGAAGCCCTGTCTTATGCCATGAAGCTGTGGCCAATAGCAAAACAGTTCGACCCTGAACTTGAACCCTTTGTTCGCGGTCAGGCACAGGGTGCAGGAATGAGCCTGGAGGAGGCGTGGGCGACACGATGCGGCCTGGAACTGCTTTTTGTGAACACTGGCCTCGCTGCAATGTGCACCACCCTGGCCGGCACAGGGCTGGCGACTTCTGATGGTCAATGCATCATGGGCCAGAACATAGACTGGTTCAAGGATACGCCGATTGCTCTTCTACATATCAAACGAAGTGACGGCCTGAGACAATTGGTGCTGCCTTTGCTGGGCTTGGGTGAATACACGCTTAATTCAGCAGGTTTGGCCTGTTGTCTCAACGGTGTTTCGGCCATGCAGCCAAATCTGCAGCCCAAAATTTCCATGGGAGCTTATCTGCCAAGAGCCATGCGACAAACTGACATAACCAAGGCCCGCCAGTTGCTGGAACAGGCATGCCGGGGGATAGTTGCCGTTACCTTGGCAGACGCAAAAGGCAACCTTTTGTGTATTGAAGGTACGCTGGACGACCATGAAGTTCTCCAACCCCATGACGGGTTTCTTACCCACGCCAATAATTACAAGACATCTCGCTTTCAGGCAGTGGACGGCTGCCAGATGATATTCCCAGACAGTCAGGCTCGAACCGCACGCATGAATGAATTGGCCGCTAGACTGGCCGGACAACTCACACCCCAGACTCTTGGTCAAGCACTGATGGACCACCAAGGGTACCCCAACTCGATCTGCCGCCACCCGGATCCAGCCGTGCCGTCAGGATTACAAGCCGAGTCACTGGGGTCGTTTATAATGTTGCCGGCTGAGAGGGCCATGCTGGTAGCTGTAGGCAACCCCTGTACGCATGAATATGTACGTTATGATGTTTGA
- the istA gene encoding IS21 family transposase — MSARSKGTIQVTAAAKAGISERSGRRIENGNISQGDKPMRHWRTRKDHFKGVWENEVVPMLEQNAELQPLTLFEHFAGKYPEKFQRSKLRTFQRKVKKWKALNGSGKEVMFLQEKIPGRMGLSDFTKLKKVTITINGEPLNHLLYHFRLIYSGWCHVKVVLGGESFTALSEGLQDAFWRLGGVPTEHRTDSLSAAFKNLTKDAKEDVTKRYEELFNHYGLVPTRNNRGKGHENGGVESPHGHLKNRIHQALLLRNSVDFESVSAYQQWLDIIVRDINARNADKIAQERKYLKELPLQRTVDYTEKVVGVSTTSTILVKRVIYTVPSRLIGEKLRLHIYHDKIEAYLGTTYVITLPRKYSPDNNRRTRSVDYRHVIGSLERKPQAFRYSQLRDDLLPSDTYRLIWDQLDQTLDPRTACKSIVGILSLANRTDQETELGDYILEKMMDNHIPALHELQKKFNKKEKEIPEINMVAVSGEDYNILLSSHSFTEVF, encoded by the coding sequence ATGTCAGCAAGAAGCAAAGGAACTATTCAGGTCACAGCAGCCGCAAAGGCTGGAATATCAGAACGTTCAGGACGTAGAATCGAAAATGGCAATATTTCTCAAGGAGACAAACCCATGCGTCATTGGCGTACACGCAAGGACCACTTTAAAGGGGTTTGGGAAAATGAGGTCGTTCCGATGCTGGAACAAAACGCCGAACTTCAGCCGTTAACGTTATTTGAGCATTTTGCAGGTAAATATCCTGAAAAATTCCAGCGGTCCAAACTGCGTACATTCCAACGTAAGGTTAAAAAATGGAAAGCGCTTAACGGATCAGGCAAAGAAGTAATGTTTTTGCAGGAAAAAATTCCTGGGCGTATGGGGTTATCAGATTTTACAAAGCTAAAAAAAGTAACAATCACGATCAACGGAGAGCCTTTGAATCACCTACTTTATCATTTTCGCTTAATTTACAGCGGTTGGTGCCATGTCAAAGTGGTCCTCGGAGGAGAATCATTTACCGCACTCAGTGAGGGATTACAGGACGCTTTTTGGCGGCTGGGAGGGGTCCCAACAGAGCATCGTACAGACAGCCTGTCTGCTGCTTTCAAGAATTTGACCAAAGATGCGAAGGAAGATGTCACCAAGCGTTATGAGGAGCTATTCAACCATTATGGCTTGGTCCCGACCCGAAATAATAGGGGGAAGGGGCATGAAAACGGCGGAGTTGAGTCACCACACGGCCACTTAAAGAATAGAATTCACCAAGCCTTATTGCTCCGGAATTCTGTTGATTTTGAATCTGTATCGGCCTATCAGCAGTGGCTGGATATCATTGTAAGGGATATCAATGCCCGCAATGCAGATAAGATTGCACAGGAACGTAAGTACTTGAAAGAACTTCCTCTTCAGAGGACCGTTGATTATACTGAAAAAGTGGTCGGAGTCAGCACGACCAGCACAATTCTGGTAAAACGCGTCATTTATACGGTCCCATCCCGCTTGATAGGAGAAAAGCTGCGCCTTCATATTTACCATGACAAGATTGAAGCCTACCTTGGAACAACCTACGTCATCACGTTACCCCGAAAATATTCACCAGATAATAATCGGCGTACTCGCAGTGTGGATTACCGGCACGTCATAGGCAGCCTGGAGCGAAAACCCCAAGCGTTTCGCTATTCACAGCTAAGGGATGACCTGCTGCCCAGTGACACTTACCGGCTTATATGGGATCAGCTTGACCAAACCCTTGATCCCCGTACCGCCTGTAAAAGCATCGTGGGTATATTGTCTCTGGCGAACCGGACCGACCAGGAGACGGAATTGGGTGATTATATTCTTGAAAAAATGATGGATAACCATATTCCGGCGCTTCATGAACTTCAAAAAAAATTTAACAAAAAAGAAAAGGAAATACCGGAAATAAATATGGTGGCTGTCTCAGGAGAAGATTACAATATCCTGCTTTCTTCGCATTCATTTACGGAGGTGTTTTGA
- a CDS encoding DUF2845 domain-containing protein — MRSYVNTYAFRCGDGKRNLASEGQHKYQILKDCGPPVSKEIVGVDESRGVYRIVEEWLYIINERGSKQMYLIKFDDKGIAVKIDWLGKQI, encoded by the coding sequence TTGAGAAGTTACGTTAATACTTATGCATTCCGATGCGGTGATGGTAAGAGAAATTTGGCGAGTGAGGGACAGCACAAATACCAAATCTTAAAAGATTGCGGACCACCTGTTTCAAAGGAAATTGTGGGGGTGGATGAAAGCAGAGGTGTTTACCGGATAGTAGAGGAATGGCTTTATATCATTAACGAGCGTGGGAGTAAACAAATGTATCTTATAAAGTTTGATGATAAGGGCATTGCTGTCAAAATTGATTGGTTAGGAAAACAAATTTAG